A single region of the Raphanus sativus cultivar WK10039 chromosome 1, ASM80110v3, whole genome shotgun sequence genome encodes:
- the LOC108821027 gene encoding cruciferin CRU4 produces the protein MGPTSLLSFFFTFLTLFHGFTAQQWPNECQLDQLNALEPSQIIKSEGGRIEAWDHHAPQLRCSGFAFERFVIEPQGLYLPTFLNAGKLTFVVHGQGLMGRVIPGCAETFMDSPVFGQGQGQGQSEGQGQGFRDMHQKVEHLRCGDTIATPAGVAQWVYNNGNEPLILVSAADIANNQNQLDRNLRPFLLAGNNPQGQQWLQGRQQQKQNNIFNGFAPEILAQAFKIPVETAQKLQNQQVNRGNIVKVQGHFGVIRPPLRQGQGQGGQQPQEEGNGLEETFCSMRCTENLDDPSDADVYKPSLGYISTLNSYNLPILRFLRLSALRGSIRNNAMVLPQWNVNANAALYVTNGKAHLQIVNDNGQRVFDQEISKGQLIVVPQGFAVVKRATSQQFQWIEFKSHDNAQINTLAGRTSVMRGLPLEVISNGYQISPQEARRVKFNTLETTLTHSSGPMGYGVPRVEA, from the exons atgggTCCaacctctcttctctccttctttttcACATTCTTGACCCTCTTCCATGGCTTCACTGCTCAGCAGTGGCCCAACGAGTGCCAGCTCGATCAACTCAATGCACTCGAGCCGAGTCAGATCATCAAGAGCGAGGGTGGTCGCATCGAGGCGTGGGACCACCATGCACCTCAGCTCCGTTGCTCTGGCTTCGCCTTTGAGCGTTTCGTCATTGAGCCTCAGGGTCTTTACTTGCCAACTTTCTTGAACGCCGGCAAACTCACGTTTGTCGTTCACG GACAAGGTCTAATGGGAAGAGTGATTCCTGGATGCGCCGAGACTTTCATGGACTCTCCAGTATTTGGCCAGGGCCAGGGCCAAGGTCAAAGCGAGGGTCAAGGTCAGGGTTTCCGTGACATGCACCAGAAAGTAGAGCACCTTCGGTGCGGTGACACCATAGCGACACCAGCTGGTGTGGCTCAGTGGGTCTACAACAATGGAAATGAGCCTCTCATTCTTGTTTCAGCCGCTGATATCGCCAACAACCAGAACCAGCTTGACCGCAACCTCAGA CCGTTTTTATTAGCCGGAAACAACCCACAAGGGCAGCAATGGCTACAAGGCCGCCAGcaacagaaacaaaacaacatcTTCAACGGCTTCGCACCTGAGATCTTGGCTCAAGCATTTAAAATCCCTGTCGAGACTGCTCAAAAGCTCCAGAACCAGCAAGTCAACCGTGGCAACATCGTCAAGGTCCAAGGTCATTTCGGCGTCATTAGACCACCCTTGAGACAAGGCCAAGGCCAAGGCGGTCAGCAACCACAGGAAGAAGGTAATGGTTTGGAGGAGACTTTCTGCTCGATGAGATGCACCGAAAACCTCGATGACCCGTCGGATGCTGACGTGTACAAGCCATCGCTCGGATACATCAGCACACTCAACAGCTACAATCTCCCTATCCTCAGATTCCTCCGCCTTAGCGCTCTTCGTGGCTCCATCCGTAAC AACGCTATGGTGCTGCCTCAATGGAACGTGAACGCAAACGCCGCACTCTACGTGACAAACGGGAAGGCTCATTTACAGATTGTGAACGACAACGGGCAAAGAGTGTTCGACCAAGAGATCTCTAAGGGACAGTTAATTGTCGTGCCACAAGGCTTCGCGGTCGTGAAACGTGCCACAAGCCAACAGTTCCAGTGGATCGAATTCAAGAGCCACGACAACGCACAGATCAACACACTCGCCGGACGTACCTCAGTCATGAGAGGTTTACCACTCGAGGTTATATCCAATGGGTATCAGATCTCACCCCAAGAAGCTAGACGTGTTAAATTTAACACCCTTGAGACAACATTGACTCATAGCAGTGGTCCTATGGGCTATGGAGTGCCTAGGGTCGAGGCTTGA
- the LOC108822047 gene encoding pre-mRNA-splicing factor SLU7-A: MATASVAFKSREDHRKQIELEEARKAGLAPAEVDEDGKEINPHIPQYMSSAPWYLNSEKPSLKHQRKWKSDPNYTKSWYDRGAKIYQAEKYRKGACQNCGAMTHTAKACMDRPRKIGAKYTNKNIAPDEKIESFELDYDGKRDRWNGYDTSTYHRVIDLYEAKEDARKKYLKEQQIKKLEDKNNNQEGNDAATSDGDEEEDDLRVDEAKVDESRQMDFAKVEKRVRTTGGGSTGTVRNLRIREDTAKYLLNLDINSAHYDPKTRSMREDPLPDADPNDKFYLGDNQYRNSGQALEFKQMNIHSWEAFDKGQDMHMQAAPSQAELLYKNFKVAKDKLKTQTKDTIMEKYGNASTEDEIPMELLLGQSERQVEYDRAGRIIKGQEVILPKSKYEEDVLTNNHTSVWGSWWKDHQWGYRCCQQTIRNSYCTGSAGIEAAEASLDLMKANIARKEACEESPKKVEEKKMATWGTDVPEDLELNEEALANALKKEDERKREEKDERKRKYNVKHTNDVTLEEMEAYRMKRVHYDDPMKDFL; this comes from the exons ATGGCGACGGCTTCAG ttGCTTTCAAGTCTAGGGAAGACCATAGGAAGCAAATCGAGTTAGAGGAGGCTCGTAAAGCCGGGCTTGCACCAGCTGAGGTAGATGAGGATGGAAAGGAAATCAATCCTCACATTCCCCAGTACATGTCCTCTGCTCCATGGTATCTCAACTCTGAGAAGCCGAGTCTGAAGCATCAAAGGAAATGGAAGAGTGATCCCAATTACACTAAGTCATGGTATGACAGAGGTGCAAAGATCTACCAGGCTGAAAAGTACCGCAAGGGAGCATGTCAAAA CTGTGGTGCGATGACGCATACTGCGAAGGCGTGTATGGATAGACCTCGGAAGATTGGAGCAAAGTACACGAACAAGAACATTGCACCCGATGAGAAAATCGAGAGTTTTGAACTCGACTATGACGGCAAGAGGGACAGATGGAATGGGTACGATACTTCAACCTACCACCGTGTGATAGACCTTTATGAAGCAAAAGAGGATGCACGGAAGAAGTATCTCAAGGAGCAGCAGATTAAGAAACTAGAGGACAAGAACAATAACCAGGAAGGTAATGATGCTGCAACCAGTGATGgggacgaagaagaagatgacttgAGGGTCGATGAAGCTAAGGTTGATGAGAGCAGGCAGATGGACTTTGCAAAGGTTGAGAAACGTGTTCGAACAACTGGTGGTGGTAGTACAGGAACTGTAAG GAATCTGCGTATCAGAGAAGACACAGCGAAATACCTGTTGAACCTTGATATCAATTCGGCTCATTATGACCCTAAAACTCGATCCATGCGTGAAGACCCACTTCCAGATGCAGATCCcaatgataaattttatttg GGAGATAATCAGTACAGAAACAGTGGCCAAGCTTTAGAGTTCAAACAGATGAACATCCACTCATGGGAAGCATTTGACAAGGGACAGGACATGCACATGCAAGCTGCTCCATCTCAAGCTGAGTTGCTCTACAAGAATTTCAAGGTTGCAAAGGACAAACTGAAGACTCAGACAAAGGACACAATCATGGAAAAGTATGGGAATGCTTCTACAGAAGATGAAATTCCAATGGAGCTTTTGCTTGGACAGAGCGAAAGACAAGTTGAATATGACCGAGCAGGGAGGATTATAAAGGGACAG GAGGTTATACTGCCAAAGAGCAAATACGAGGAAGATGTTCTTACTAACAATCACACTAGTGTTTGGGGCTCGTGGTGGAAAGACCATCAATGGGGATATAGATGTTGCCAGCAGACGATTCGCAATAGTTACTGCACAGGCTCTGCTGGTATTGAGGCTGCAGAGGCTTCCCTTGATCTGATGAAGGCTAATATTGCTCGCAAAGAAGCATGTGAAG AGAGCCCAAAGAAggttgaagagaagaagatggcCACTTGGGGAACCGATGTTCCTGAAGATTTGGAATTGAACGAGGAGGCACTTGCTAATGCTCTTAAAAAG GAGGATGAGCgtaagagagaagaaaaagatgagAGGAAGCGCAAATACAATGTCAAACACACCAACGAT GTGACACTGGAAGAAATGGAAGCTTACAGAATGAAGAGAGTTCACTACGATGACCCGATGAAAGATTTCCTCTGA
- the LOC130508435 gene encoding calmodulin calcium-dependent NAD kinase-like isoform X1 — MIKPSEGTQDVSSGGCKSLNLNHLLLASLGGLAAVAAAAFSGESFLRRRRTRQGVCMGDKDQKIAPLIERKDSSRRSNLERFSYYVACMQNAARQLGIEDPDECPQLCKLANAYLMKTKGYNENVYEYLVNEADADSLYIHLLEEFERCILTYFAFNWTQSSNLISQILSDESDQKIPKLKDFVMAATR, encoded by the exons ATGATTAAACCTTCAG AAGGAACGCAAGATGTCTCTAGTGGTGGATGTAAATCACTTAATCTCAACCATCTCCTCCTTGCTTCTCTTGGTGGTCTTGCCGccgttgctgctgctgctttttCCGGAGAATCATTCCTTCGCCGCAGGAGAACTCGTCAAGGTGTTTGTATGGGGGATAAAGACCAGAAAATAGCCCCTTTGATTGAGAGGAAAGATTCAAGTCGACGATCAAACCTCGAGAGATTCTCTTACTATGTTG catgtatgcaaaatgcagcAAGGCAGCTAGGAATTGAGGATCCTGATGAATGCCCACAACTATGCAAACTGGCAAATGCATATTTAATGAAAACGAAAGGATATAATGAGAATGTGTATGAGTATTTGGTCAATGAAGCTGATGCTGATTCTCTCTACATTCATCTACTTGAAGAATTTGAAAGATGCATTCTCACGTATTTTGCTTTCAACTGGACTCAATCTTCCAACCTCATCTCTCAG ATTTTAAGCGACGAGTCGGATCAGAAAATACCAAAACTCAAGGATTTCGTGATGGCAGCAACAAGGTAA
- the LOC130508435 gene encoding calmodulin calcium-dependent NAD kinase-like isoform X2, translating into MIKPSEGTQDVSSGGCKSLNLNHLLLASLGGLAAVAAAAFSGESFLRRRRTRQGVCMGDKDQKIAPLIERKDSSRRSNLERFSYYVARQLGIEDPDECPQLCKLANAYLMKTKGYNENVYEYLVNEADADSLYIHLLEEFERCILTYFAFNWTQSSNLISQILSDESDQKIPKLKDFVMAATR; encoded by the exons ATGATTAAACCTTCAG AAGGAACGCAAGATGTCTCTAGTGGTGGATGTAAATCACTTAATCTCAACCATCTCCTCCTTGCTTCTCTTGGTGGTCTTGCCGccgttgctgctgctgctttttCCGGAGAATCATTCCTTCGCCGCAGGAGAACTCGTCAAGGTGTTTGTATGGGGGATAAAGACCAGAAAATAGCCCCTTTGATTGAGAGGAAAGATTCAAGTCGACGATCAAACCTCGAGAGATTCTCTTACTATGTTG cAAGGCAGCTAGGAATTGAGGATCCTGATGAATGCCCACAACTATGCAAACTGGCAAATGCATATTTAATGAAAACGAAAGGATATAATGAGAATGTGTATGAGTATTTGGTCAATGAAGCTGATGCTGATTCTCTCTACATTCATCTACTTGAAGAATTTGAAAGATGCATTCTCACGTATTTTGCTTTCAACTGGACTCAATCTTCCAACCTCATCTCTCAG ATTTTAAGCGACGAGTCGGATCAGAAAATACCAAAACTCAAGGATTTCGTGATGGCAGCAACAAGGTAA
- the LOC108850647 gene encoding uncharacterized protein LOC108850647: MSLESVKQYLEGVKNDEEKESKVANLPQRFIERFVTKGIKVDLIEPGRIICSIKVQPHLLNAGNSLHGGATATLVDLIGSAVIYTTGLSSSGVSVEINVSYLDAALLDEEIEIESKALRVGKAVAVVSVELRKKKNGKLIAQGRHTKYLAPRTKL, from the exons ATGAGCCTCGAATCGGTGAAGCAGTATCTGGAAGGAGTGAAGAATGACGAGGAAAAGGAATCGAAAGTGGCGAATTTGCCACAGAGATTCATCGAGAGATTCGTGACGAAAGGTATTAAAGTAGATCTCATCGAACCCGGTCGAATCATCTGCTCCATCAAAGTCCAACCTCACCTCCTG AACGCAGGCAATTCCTTACACGGAGGAGCAACGGCGACTCTGGTTGACTTGATAGGATCGGCTGTGATTTACACAACCGGACTTTCGAGCTCCGGAGTGTCGGTGGAGATCAATGTTTCTTACCTCGATGCTGCTTTACTTGAC gAAGAGATAGAGATTGAGTCAAAGGCTTTGCGTGTGGGTAAAGCTGTAGCAGTTGTGAGTGTTGagctgaggaagaagaagaatggtaAGCTTATTGCTCAAGGTCGCCATACTAAGTACCTTGCTCCTCGTACCAAGCTTTGA
- the LOC130508421 gene encoding fasciclin-like arabinogalactan protein 9, which translates to MAITRLTLAPLLLIAAVLLSTETSAQPAAPAPGPAGPINLTAILEKGGQFTTFMHLLKITQIGSQVDTQVNSSSEGMTVFAPTDNAFQNLKAGTLNKLSADEQVKLILYHVSPKFYTLDDLLSVSNPVRTQASGRDNGVYGLNFTGEANQVNVSTGYVETRVSNALRSQRPLAVYVVDMVLLPGEMFGEHKLSPIAPAPKSPTTGVSDDNTNSTKKAPASADKSASGERRVGLGFGFGLVILCLKFIF; encoded by the coding sequence ATGGCTATCACCCGTCTAACTCTAGCTCCTCTCCTCCTCATCGCCGCGGTGCTTCTCTCAACGGAGACATCAGCTCAGCCGGCAGCACCAGCTCCAGGCCCTGCTGGTCCTATCAACCTCACGGCAATCCTCGAAAAAGGCGGTCAATTCACTACTTTCATGCATCTTTTGAAAATCACTCAAATCGGTAGCCAAGTGGACACTCAAGTCAACAGTTCATCCGAAGGCATGACCGTGTTCGCTCCAACGGACAATGCTTTCCAAAACCTCAAAGCCGGAACTCTAAACAAGTTGAGCGCAGACGAACAAGTCAAACTCATTCTCTACCACGTCAGCCCCAAATTCTACACTTTGGACGATCTCCTCTCCGTGAGTAACCCGGTTAGGACTCAAGCTTCCGGCCGTGACAACGGTGTTTACGGACTTAACTTCACCGGTGAAGCTAACCAAGTCAATGTCTCAACCGGTTACGTGGAGACACGTGTCAGCAATGCGTTGAGATCACAACGTCCTCTCGCGGTGTATGTTGTCGACATGGTTTTGTTGCCTGGTGAGATGTTCGGAGAGCACAAGCTTTCCCCGATCGCTCCTGCCCCTAAATCTCCGACCACTGGGGTTTCCGATGACAACACCAACTCCACTAAAAAGGCTCCTGCGTCGGCAGATAAGTCAGCATCTGGTGAGAGGAGAGTTGGACtagggtttggttttggactTGTTATCTTGTGTTTGAAGTTTATCTTCTGA
- the LOC130508427 gene encoding prohibitin-2, mitochondrial, translating into MSFNKVPNVPGSPALSALLKVSVIGGLGVYALTNSLYNVEGGHRAVMFNRLTGIKEKVYPEGTHFMLPWFERPIIYDVRARPYLVESTTGSHDLQMVKVGLRVLTRPMGDRLPHIYRTLGENYSERVLPSIIHETLKAVVAQYNASQLITQREAVSREIRKILTERASNFDIALDDVSITTLTFGKEFTAAIEAKQVAAQEAERAKFIVEKAEQDKRSAVIRAEGEAKSAQLIGQAIANNQAFITLRKIEAAREIAQTIAQSANKVYLSSNDLLLNLQEMNLEPSSKK; encoded by the exons ATGAGTTTCAACAAAGTGCCCAACGTGCCTGGATCTCCAGCTCTCTCTGCGCTTCTTAAGGTCAGCGTTATTGGTGGGCTCGGTGTCTATGCTTTGACTAATAGCCTGTACAATGTTGAGGGTGGACATCGTGCTGTCATGTTCAACCGATTGACTGGTATCAAGGAAAAG gtttACCCGGAAGGAACACATTTCATGTTGCCATGGTTTGAGAGGCCAATAATCTATGACGTCCGTGCACGACCCTATCTTGTGGAGAGCACCACTGGTAGTCATGACCTTCAGATG GTGAAAGTTGGACTTAGGGTTCTCACTCGTCCCATGGGTGACCGTTTGCCTCATATTTACCGAACCCTAGGCGAGAATTACAGTGAAAGGGTTCTTCCTTCCATCATCCATGAAACCCTAAAAGCTGTGGTGGCTCAGTACAATGCAAGCCAGCTGATCACCCAGAGAGAA GCTGTGAGCAGAGAGATACGCAAGATTCTGACTGAGAGAGCTTCGAACTTCGACATTGCCCTTGATGATGTCTCCATCACGACTCTCACATTTGGCAAAGAGTTCACCGCTGCAATCGAGGCAAAACAAGTCGCTGCTCAGGAAGCTGAACGTGCTAAGTTCATTGTGGAGAAAGCTGAGCAAGACAAGAGAAGTGCGGTTATCCGTGCGGAG GGAGAAGCTAAAAGTGCTCAGCTTATCGGACAAGCTATTGCAAACAATCAGGCATTCATAACTCTGAGAAAGATTGAAGCTGCGAGAGAGATTGCTCAGACCATTGCACAATCAGCTAACAAGGTCTACCTAAGCTCCAATGATCTGTTGCTTAACCTCCAAGAGATGAACTTGGAGCCTAGCTCTAAGAAGTAA
- the LOC130511919 gene encoding monothiol glutaredoxin-S13-like — protein MQKAIRPSESSWTKTTPGSIFRPKNEDKTSSSLSWLTSSPSPQKTPFSSTKKSSYNVLVMENAVVVFARRGCCMGHVVKKLLLTHGVNPLVVEIDAEDNNDDNIIISELGKTVINKENLPVMFIGGKLFGGLENLMAAHINGDLVPTLRQAGALWL, from the coding sequence ATGCAAAAAGCAATAAGACCATCCGAGTCATCGTGGACGAAGACCACACCGGGCAGCATCTTCCGTCCAAAGAATGAAGATaaaacatcatcatcattatcatggctaacatcatcaccatcaccacAAAAGACACCATTTTCAAGCACTAAGAAATCAAGCTATAACGTTTTGGTGATGGAGAATGCTGTGGTGGTGTTTGCGAGGAGAGGCTGTTGTATGGGACATGTGGTAAAAAAGTTGCTACTGACACACGGCGTGAACCCATTGGTCGTTGAGATTGATGCAGAAGACAACAACGATGACAATATCATCATAAGTGAATTGGGTAAAACCGTAATTAATAAAGAGAACTTACCAGTCATGTTCATAGGAGGAAAGTTGTTTGGAGGATTGGAGAATCTGATGGCCGCTCATATTAATGGTGATTTAGTGCCTACTCTCAGACAAGCAGGGGCTTTATGGCTTTGA